In Afipia sp. GAS231, a single window of DNA contains:
- a CDS encoding ABC transporter permease, with product MTDAALTAIPAVVSDELESPSRRALRRLLQRKGAVVGLVVIATFALLALFAPLLLPYDPIATSWSLVRKPPSALHWFGTDELGRDILSRVVYGARASLMAGAISVGIALGIGVPLGLLSGYRGGFIDALISRMTDAMLACPFLILAIALAAFLGPSLGNAMIAIGISATPIFVRLTRGQVMSVKVEDYVEAARAMGNPRWRIALFHILPNIMPALLVQATLSIAAAIIAEAALSFLGLGQQPPAPSWGSMLNSAQRFLTNAPWMAIWPGLAIFLVVLSFNLVGDGLRDALDPRER from the coding sequence ATGACTGACGCAGCGCTCACCGCCATCCCGGCCGTCGTCTCCGACGAACTGGAAAGCCCGTCGCGCCGGGCGCTGCGCCGTCTGCTCCAGCGCAAGGGCGCGGTGGTGGGCCTCGTCGTGATCGCGACGTTCGCGCTGCTGGCGTTGTTTGCGCCGCTGCTCCTGCCCTATGACCCGATCGCGACCAGTTGGTCGCTGGTGCGCAAGCCACCCTCGGCGCTGCACTGGTTCGGGACCGACGAACTCGGCCGCGACATTCTCAGCCGCGTCGTCTATGGCGCGCGGGCTTCGCTGATGGCAGGCGCGATCTCGGTCGGGATCGCGCTCGGCATCGGCGTGCCGCTGGGTCTGCTGTCGGGCTATCGCGGCGGCTTCATCGACGCCCTGATCAGCCGCATGACGGATGCGATGCTGGCCTGTCCGTTCCTGATCCTCGCCATTGCGCTGGCAGCGTTTCTTGGGCCCAGCCTCGGCAATGCCATGATCGCGATCGGCATCTCGGCGACGCCGATCTTCGTGCGGCTGACGCGCGGACAGGTGATGAGCGTCAAGGTCGAGGATTATGTCGAGGCCGCACGCGCCATGGGCAATCCGCGCTGGCGTATCGCGCTGTTTCACATCCTGCCGAACATCATGCCGGCGCTGTTGGTGCAGGCGACGCTGTCGATCGCGGCCGCCATCATCGCCGAAGCGGCGCTTTCCTTCCTTGGCCTCGGCCAGCAGCCGCCGGCACCGTCCTGGGGCAGCATGCTGAATTCCGCCCAGCGCTTCCTGACCAACGCGCCCTGGATGGCGATCTGGCCGGGACTGGCAATTTTTCTGGTGGTGCTGTCGTTCAACCTGGTCGGCGACGGTTTACGAGACGCACTCGATCCGAGGGAGCGGTGA
- a CDS encoding efflux RND transporter periplasmic adaptor subunit: MNIVTEPKLSGKPISEVRKRPVRMVRWFIIVGLALAILVGGLVWFNYFRGKMIAQFFATMKPPPASVNIATAATEVIPNLLTAVGDLAAVHQVNVTSDVNGRITDIMFTPGSSVKAGTPLLQLFDGPDQGDLANFKAQATVAQLSLDRAKQLASRQFGPQATVDTAQAAFDQANAGIAKTEAIISQKLVRAPFDGELGVRKVEVGQYLTAGTQIVSLTDLSVLYANFTVTEKDSAALKVDQVVRIAVDAYPGRRFEGKITTIEPQIATDTRNIRVQATIANPDRILKPGMFATTTVVLPDKPAVVTVPETSVDYTLYGDSVYLITEKKEDDGKGNPEGKTSLTAVRTFVKAGNRINGRAEILTGLKPGDRVVAVGQLKLQSGAAVAISTDPTPPIPATPPRY; encoded by the coding sequence ATGAATATCGTGACTGAACCGAAACTGTCGGGTAAGCCAATCAGCGAGGTGCGCAAGCGTCCGGTCCGGATGGTGCGCTGGTTCATCATCGTCGGGCTGGCGCTGGCGATCCTTGTCGGCGGCCTCGTCTGGTTCAACTATTTCCGCGGCAAGATGATCGCGCAGTTCTTCGCCACCATGAAGCCGCCGCCGGCGAGCGTGAACATTGCGACTGCAGCGACCGAGGTGATTCCAAATCTCTTGACCGCGGTCGGCGATCTCGCGGCCGTGCATCAGGTCAACGTCACCTCCGACGTCAATGGCCGTATCACCGACATCATGTTCACCCCCGGCTCCAGCGTGAAGGCGGGTACGCCGCTGCTGCAACTGTTCGATGGCCCCGACCAGGGCGATCTCGCGAACTTCAAGGCGCAGGCGACAGTGGCACAGCTCTCGCTCGATCGCGCCAAGCAACTGGCCTCGCGCCAGTTCGGGCCGCAGGCGACGGTTGATACGGCGCAGGCCGCGTTCGACCAGGCCAATGCCGGCATCGCCAAGACCGAAGCCATCATTTCGCAGAAGCTGGTGCGGGCGCCGTTCGACGGCGAGCTCGGCGTGCGCAAGGTCGAGGTCGGACAATATCTGACGGCGGGGACCCAGATCGTCTCGTTGACCGATCTGTCCGTGCTCTATGCCAACTTCACCGTGACCGAAAAGGACTCCGCCGCGCTCAAGGTCGATCAGGTCGTCCGCATCGCGGTCGATGCCTATCCGGGCCGCCGCTTCGAGGGCAAGATCACGACGATCGAGCCGCAGATCGCCACCGATACGCGCAACATCCGCGTGCAAGCGACGATCGCCAATCCGGACCGCATCCTCAAGCCCGGCATGTTCGCGACCACCACGGTGGTGCTGCCGGACAAGCCGGCGGTCGTCACCGTTCCCGAAACCTCGGTCGACTACACGCTCTATGGTGACTCCGTCTACTTGATCACCGAGAAGAAGGAAGACGACGGCAAGGGCAACCCGGAAGGCAAGACCAGCCTGACGGCGGTGCGTACCTTCGTGAAGGCCGGCAACCGTATCAACGGTCGTGCTGAAATCCTCACAGGATTGAAGCCGGGAGACCGCGTCGTCGCCGTCGGCCAGCTCAAGTTGCAGTCCGGCGCGGCGGTTGCGATCTCGACCGACCCGACGCCGCCGATTCCGGCGACACCGCCGCGTTACTAG
- a CDS encoding multidrug efflux RND transporter permease subunit, with amino-acid sequence MAITDIFIKRPVLSVVVSLLILLIGLRAAAVLPIRQYPKLSNTVVNVTTVYPGASADLIQGFITTPIEQAVASAEGVDYITSSSVLGTSTIQVYVKLNFDPNQALTEVLAKVNSVKYLIPKESNDPIVTKTTGQTTAVMYLGFSSEELSGSAISDYLTRVVQPVLSTVDGVASADILGGQTFAMRLWLDPVKMAGRGVSPNDVQAAIIANNFQAAAGQAKGYLIVSNISTNTDLRNIDQFKKMIVKSKDGGFVRVEDIAEVELAAQSSDASVAFNGEHAIFIGVQATPQGNPLTLVKGVRALFPELERNLPPSMKMKVAYDSTKFIQSSIDEVEKTLGEAVLIVVVVIFLFLASFRSVIIPVVTIPLSLIGVCSLMLVMGFSFNLLTLLAMVLAIGLVVDDAIVVVENIHRHLEEGKSPVQASLQGAREIVGPVISMTITLAAVYAPIGFLGGLTGSLFREFAFTLAGSVIVSGVIALTLSPMMCSVFLTNAEEGRFAKLVNRVFGAMTHWYGRQLDRSLDYRPITGLFAVAIIGLVGFLWMHTPAELAPEEDQGIVFAVTKAPKYANIDYVDFYGEKLDKMFAKFPETDLRFVLNGINGPQGGIAGMLLKPWDERTRSSIKLKPLVQAELSKIEGVQAFAFNLPALPGGPGGLPVQMVINSTVGFQAVYEQMNKLKAAARKSGMFIVSDSDLDFNQPTVKVKIDRSKASDLGINMQQVAGTLQTLLGGNYTNRFNLEGRSYQVIPQVPRGMRLSAEALGGYYVPTNTGNLVPLSTIVSIETTTEPNSLTHYNQLNSATFSAVPMPGVTVGQAVAFLEGEAKNLPAGFSHDYLADSRQYVQEGNQLVITLGFAVIIIFLVLAAQFESLRDPLVIMVSVPMAMVGALIPLFFGLATMNIYTQVGLLTLVGLISKHGILMVEFANELQLNEGLDRRSAIEMAARIRLRPILMTTAAMVTGLLPLLTASGAGAASRFSIGLVVVAGMSIGTLFTLFVLPAVYVAIATDHRANADSDRTREIADFDLGRGVLKPT; translated from the coding sequence ATGGCTATAACCGATATCTTCATCAAACGCCCGGTTCTCTCGGTCGTGGTCAGCCTGCTGATCCTCCTGATCGGTCTGCGGGCAGCGGCCGTGCTGCCGATCCGGCAATATCCGAAACTGTCGAACACGGTGGTCAACGTCACGACCGTGTATCCCGGCGCGTCCGCGGATCTGATCCAGGGCTTCATCACCACGCCGATCGAGCAGGCGGTGGCATCGGCCGAAGGCGTCGACTACATCACGTCGTCGTCGGTGCTCGGCACCAGCACGATCCAGGTCTACGTCAAGCTGAATTTCGATCCGAACCAGGCGTTGACCGAAGTTCTCGCCAAGGTGAACTCGGTCAAATATCTGATCCCGAAGGAATCCAACGACCCGATCGTGACCAAGACAACGGGCCAGACCACGGCCGTGATGTATCTCGGCTTCTCCAGCGAGGAATTATCCGGTTCAGCAATCTCGGATTACCTGACGCGCGTCGTGCAGCCCGTGCTGTCGACGGTGGACGGCGTTGCCTCCGCCGACATTCTCGGCGGCCAGACGTTCGCGATGCGACTGTGGCTCGATCCGGTCAAGATGGCCGGCCGCGGCGTGTCGCCGAATGACGTCCAGGCCGCTATCATCGCCAACAACTTCCAGGCCGCCGCTGGACAGGCCAAGGGCTATCTCATCGTCTCCAACATTTCGACCAACACCGACCTGCGCAACATCGACCAGTTCAAGAAGATGATCGTCAAGTCGAAGGACGGCGGTTTCGTTCGCGTAGAGGACATCGCCGAGGTCGAACTTGCCGCGCAAAGCTCGGACGCCAGCGTTGCCTTTAATGGCGAGCACGCGATCTTCATCGGTGTGCAGGCGACCCCGCAAGGCAACCCGCTGACCCTGGTCAAGGGCGTGCGCGCGCTATTCCCGGAGCTCGAGCGCAACCTGCCGCCGTCGATGAAGATGAAGGTGGCCTACGATTCCACCAAGTTCATTCAATCGTCGATCGACGAGGTGGAGAAGACGCTCGGCGAAGCCGTGCTGATCGTGGTCGTGGTGATCTTCCTGTTCCTGGCCTCGTTCCGCTCGGTCATTATTCCCGTGGTCACGATTCCGTTGTCGCTGATCGGCGTCTGCAGCCTCATGCTGGTGATGGGCTTCAGCTTCAATCTGCTGACGCTGCTGGCGATGGTGCTGGCGATCGGCCTCGTGGTCGACGACGCCATCGTGGTGGTGGAGAACATTCATCGCCATCTGGAAGAGGGTAAATCGCCGGTGCAGGCGTCGCTGCAAGGCGCGCGCGAAATCGTTGGTCCCGTCATCTCGATGACGATCACGCTGGCGGCCGTTTATGCGCCGATCGGCTTCCTTGGTGGGCTGACTGGATCGCTGTTCCGCGAATTCGCCTTTACGCTCGCCGGCTCGGTGATCGTGTCCGGCGTGATCGCGCTGACGCTGTCGCCGATGATGTGCTCGGTCTTCCTCACCAACGCGGAAGAGGGACGGTTCGCCAAACTGGTCAACAGGGTGTTCGGCGCGATGACGCACTGGTACGGCCGCCAGCTCGACCGTTCGCTCGATTACCGTCCGATCACCGGATTGTTCGCAGTGGCCATTATCGGGCTCGTCGGCTTCTTGTGGATGCATACGCCTGCCGAACTGGCTCCCGAAGAAGACCAAGGTATCGTATTCGCGGTGACCAAGGCGCCGAAATACGCCAACATCGACTATGTCGACTTCTACGGCGAGAAGCTCGACAAGATGTTCGCCAAATTCCCGGAAACGGACCTGCGCTTCGTGCTGAACGGCATCAACGGCCCGCAGGGCGGTATCGCCGGCATGCTGCTGAAGCCGTGGGACGAGCGTACGCGCTCGTCGATCAAGCTGAAGCCGCTGGTGCAGGCGGAGCTCTCCAAGATCGAAGGCGTCCAGGCGTTCGCGTTCAACCTGCCGGCACTGCCGGGCGGCCCGGGGGGCCTGCCGGTGCAGATGGTGATCAACTCGACCGTCGGTTTCCAGGCCGTCTACGAACAGATGAACAAGCTGAAGGCGGCCGCGCGCAAGAGCGGCATGTTCATCGTCTCCGACAGCGACCTCGATTTCAACCAACCGACGGTGAAGGTCAAAATTGACCGTTCGAAAGCCAGCGACCTCGGCATCAACATGCAGCAGGTCGCCGGTACGCTGCAGACGCTGCTGGGCGGCAACTACACCAACCGGTTCAATCTCGAGGGACGTTCCTACCAGGTGATCCCGCAGGTGCCGCGCGGCATGCGGCTGTCGGCGGAAGCGCTCGGCGGTTATTACGTCCCGACCAACACCGGGAACCTGGTGCCGCTGTCGACCATCGTCTCGATCGAGACCACCACCGAGCCGAATTCGCTGACGCACTACAACCAGCTCAACTCCGCGACCTTCTCGGCGGTGCCGATGCCCGGTGTGACCGTCGGCCAGGCGGTTGCCTTCCTCGAAGGCGAGGCGAAAAACCTGCCGGCGGGCTTCAGCCACGATTACCTGGCCGACTCCCGGCAGTATGTGCAGGAAGGCAATCAGCTCGTGATCACGCTCGGCTTCGCGGTCATCATCATTTTCCTGGTGCTGGCGGCGCAGTTCGAAAGCCTGCGCGACCCGCTGGTGATCATGGTCAGCGTTCCCATGGCGATGGTCGGCGCGCTGATCCCGCTGTTCTTCGGTCTCGCGACGATGAACATCTACACCCAGGTAGGCCTGCTGACGCTGGTCGGCCTGATCAGCAAGCACGGCATCCTGATGGTCGAATTCGCCAATGAGCTGCAGCTCAACGAAGGACTCGACCGGCGCTCGGCCATTGAAATGGCGGCCCGTATCCGGCTTCGGCCGATCCTGATGACGACGGCGGCGATGGTGACCGGTCTGCTGCCGCTCTTGACCGCCTCCGGCGCGGGCGCTGCGAGCCGGTTCTCGATCGGTCTCGTCGTCGTAGCCGGTATGTCGATCGGCACGCTGTTCACGCTGTTCGTGCTGCCCGCGGTCTATGTCGCGATCGCCACCGATCACCGCGCCAATGCGGACTCCGACCGCACCCGGGAGATCGCGGACTTCGATCTCGGCCGCGGGGTGCTCAAGCCGACCTGA
- a CDS encoding TetR/AcrR family transcriptional regulator, protein MSTLRMTSDLRRQLILSAAKRCFARNGFAGTTTKSVAAAAAISEGLLFKHFPSKAALYAEILAEECEADPDLAHLLGQEPSTGTLVELVKGMVGHFMHISDGADEEEAQRIRLMTTSHLDDGEFARLLYSKVGDLIGPVFTASIERAIAAGDAAQIGNEPLNLFWFAHHTVLMAALTRLPAVPCLSYGNAADVERQLCQFILRGIGLNEAAIVSHLDCELSPNSGQSVTAESA, encoded by the coding sequence ATGTCTACCCTTCGCATGACAAGTGATTTGCGGCGTCAGTTGATATTGAGCGCTGCCAAGCGCTGCTTTGCCCGCAATGGCTTTGCTGGAACCACCACCAAAAGCGTGGCGGCGGCGGCGGCCATCTCGGAAGGCCTGCTGTTCAAGCATTTCCCCTCCAAGGCCGCGCTCTATGCGGAGATCCTGGCGGAAGAATGCGAGGCCGACCCGGATCTGGCGCATCTGCTCGGTCAGGAGCCGTCGACCGGAACCCTGGTCGAACTGGTCAAAGGCATGGTCGGCCACTTCATGCACATCTCGGACGGCGCGGACGAAGAGGAAGCGCAGCGCATCCGGTTGATGACGACGAGCCACCTCGATGACGGCGAGTTCGCGCGGCTTCTGTACAGCAAGGTCGGAGACCTGATCGGGCCGGTGTTCACCGCATCGATCGAACGCGCGATTGCGGCCGGCGACGCGGCGCAGATCGGCAACGAACCGCTCAACCTGTTCTGGTTCGCCCACCACACCGTGTTGATGGCTGCGCTGACGCGGCTTCCGGCGGTGCCCTGTCTTTCCTACGGCAATGCCGCCGACGTCGAGCGTCAGCTTTGCCAATTCATCCTTCGCGGCATCGGGCTTAACGAGGCCGCAATTGTTTCCCATCTGGACTGCGAGCTGTCGCCGAATTCGGGACAATCGGTAACTGCAGAAAGTGCATGA